A single region of the Streptomyces sp. NBC_01262 genome encodes:
- the atzF gene encoding allophanate hydrolase: MTAPGPALTRVRAAYTRIAETKRPEIWIGLRPQAETEAEARAIDERLAAGESLPLAGTVAAVKGNIDVAGLPTTAGCPSYAYEPAQDAPAVARLRAAGAVVLGTTNLDQFATGLVGTRSPYGAVRNAHDPERVSGGSSSGSAVAVALGIADIALGTDTAGSGRVPAAFNGIVGIKPTYGLVPTEGVVPACASLDCVTVFARSIPEADRAFGVLATPAGRTAQLAARRPGPWRVAVPATEQLGELDPGWAEAFEAAASRLAHAGAELRRIDLAPFTAAAELLYEGAFVAERYTAVGSFIDKNTNSPDLDPTVARIITAARDLPAHRLFADRDRLAVLREQAMTALGDADALLLPTAPGHPTLAEVAADPLGANARLGRFTNSANLLDMCGIAVPAGEVDGLPFGVMLMGPGFTDERVGAIARLLTPVTRLAVVGAHLSGQPLNHQLVGLGARLAATTTTAPEYRLYALDTEPPKPGLVRVPAGQSGAAIEAEVWELPMEGLGALLAGLPRPMALGRVTLADGTSTTGFLCEPAAVEHAADITHLGGWRAYRAYLANS; this comes from the coding sequence ATGACCGCCCCCGGACCAGCCCTGACCCGCGTGCGCGCCGCGTACACCCGGATCGCCGAGACAAAGCGGCCCGAGATCTGGATCGGCCTGCGCCCGCAGGCCGAGACGGAAGCCGAGGCCCGGGCGATCGACGAACGCCTCGCCGCGGGCGAGAGCCTGCCGCTCGCCGGGACCGTCGCCGCCGTCAAGGGCAACATCGACGTGGCGGGGCTGCCGACGACCGCAGGATGCCCTTCGTACGCGTACGAACCGGCCCAGGACGCCCCGGCCGTGGCGCGCCTGAGAGCTGCCGGGGCGGTGGTCCTGGGCACGACGAACCTGGACCAGTTCGCGACGGGCCTGGTCGGGACGCGAAGCCCGTACGGGGCGGTGCGCAACGCGCACGACCCGGAGCGCGTCAGCGGCGGTTCGAGCAGCGGGTCGGCGGTGGCCGTGGCGCTCGGGATCGCCGACATCGCGCTGGGCACGGACACGGCGGGCTCGGGCCGCGTACCGGCCGCGTTCAACGGGATCGTCGGGATCAAGCCGACGTACGGGCTGGTCCCGACCGAGGGCGTGGTTCCGGCGTGCGCCAGCCTGGACTGCGTGACGGTGTTCGCCCGAAGCATCCCGGAGGCGGACCGCGCGTTCGGCGTGCTGGCGACCCCGGCGGGCAGGACCGCGCAACTGGCCGCCCGCCGCCCCGGCCCGTGGCGGGTGGCGGTGCCGGCCACCGAGCAGTTGGGCGAGCTGGATCCGGGCTGGGCGGAGGCCTTCGAGGCGGCGGCGAGCCGCCTGGCGCACGCCGGAGCGGAGCTCCGTCGGATCGACCTCGCCCCGTTCACCGCGGCGGCGGAGCTGCTGTACGAGGGCGCGTTCGTGGCCGAGCGCTACACCGCCGTGGGCAGCTTTATCGACAAGAACACAAACTCCCCGGACCTCGACCCGACGGTCGCCCGGATCATCACCGCCGCCCGCGACCTCCCCGCGCACCGCCTCTTCGCCGACCGCGACCGCCTGGCGGTCCTGCGCGAGCAGGCGATGACGGCGCTCGGCGACGCCGACGCCCTGCTGCTGCCCACGGCCCCGGGTCACCCCACCCTCGCCGAGGTCGCGGCCGACCCGCTGGGCGCGAACGCCCGACTGGGGCGGTTCACCAATTCCGCCAATCTCCTGGACATGTGCGGGATCGCCGTCCCCGCGGGCGAGGTCGACGGGCTCCCCTTCGGCGTGATGCTGATGGGCCCGGGATTCACGGACGAGCGCGTCGGCGCGATCGCGAGGCTGCTGACGCCGGTCACCCGGCTCGCGGTCGTCGGCGCCCACCTGTCGGGGCAGCCGCTGAACCACCAGCTCGTCGGCCTGGGCGCACGGCTGGCCGCCACGACCACCACCGCCCCGGAGTACCGGCTGTACGCCCTCGACACCGAACCGCCGAAGCCCGGACTCGTACGGGTACCGGCCGGGCAGAGCGGCGCGGCGATCGAGGCGGAGGTCTGGGAGCTGCCGATGGAGGGGCTCGGGGCGCTCCTGGCCGGGCTGCCGCGCCCCATGGCGCTGGGCAGGGTGACGCTCGCGG